From a single Arachis hypogaea cultivar Tifrunner chromosome 3, arahy.Tifrunner.gnm2.J5K5, whole genome shotgun sequence genomic region:
- the LOC140173084 gene encoding protein FAR1-RELATED SEQUENCE 5-like encodes MAEIAGGYSCLGFTKKDAYNYIDRLKRAKVVDGDMNTAIVYLEGKATADPMSMAQYNLTEESMLANMFWAYGPSRVDFQHFGDVIAFDSTYKKNKYNRPLVIFSGSKNHKQTTIFSFGLVLDETIGSYKWMLENLLEVMCGNMSSVVVTDGDESMIAAVREVLPRETHRLCAWHLQKNVTSNTNEQIFCDVFAKWLYADIEVEDFEGEWAQVAEQCGLHNKYWALQLYEKRKMWANAYLHRKFYAGFRMTSRFCCIGVHEGHIHTSQEGY; translated from the exons ATGGCTGAGATTGCGGGTGGTTATTCTTGTTTGGGTTTTACCAAGAAAGATGCATACAACTATATTGATCGGTTGAAGCGTGCAAAGGTGGTTGATGGAGACATGAACACTGCTATAGTCTACTTAGAAGGCAAGGCAACTGCTGATCCCATGTCTATGGCCCAGTACAATTTGACTGAAGAAAGTATGTTGGCAAATATGTTTTGGGCATATGGTCCTAGTAGGGTTGATTTTCAACACTTTGGAGACGTCATTGCATTCGATTCGACGTataagaagaacaagtacaacaGACCCCTTGTCATATTCTCAGGTTCAAAAAACCATAAGCAAACAACGATTTTTagttttggtttggttttagaTGAGACAATCGGTTCATACAAGTGGATGTTGGAGAACCTGTTAGAAGTCATGTGTGGGAATATGTCCTCTGTTGTCGTGACCGACGGGGATGAATCAATGATTGCTGCAGTTAGGGAAGTGTTGCCCCGGGAAACCCATAGGTTGTGTGCATGGCATTTGCAGAAGAATGTGACCTCGAACACCAACGAGCAGATATTCTGTGATGTCTTTGCCAAGTGGTTGTATGCCGACATAGAGGTTGAAGATTTTGAGGGTGAATGGGCACAGGTTGCTGAACAGTGTGGGTTACACAATAAGTATTGGGCGTTACAACTGTATGAAAAGAGGAAGATGTGGGCAAATGCGTACTTGCATCGCAAGTTTTACGCTGGGTTTCGTATGACATCTCGAT TTTGCTGCATTGGTGTACACGAAGGTCATATTCACACAAGTCAAGAAGGATATTGA
- the LOC112776258 gene encoding uncharacterized protein, which translates to MAGTVTVLKTSPVRLGDQVDESTVYFHRLFWIFPPCIEAFWHCKPLVSIDGTHLYGKYGGTLLLAIAQDGNSNILPIAFALVEGENAESWSFFLSNLRSHVTLQEGILVISDMHNGIKAALEAPENDWLRPHAFRVFCIRHVAANFSLSFKCKDARRMLVNAAYAKTEVEFYY; encoded by the coding sequence ATGGCTGGGACAGTCACTGTGTTGAAGACCTCTCCTGTTCGACTTGGGGATCAGGTCGATGAGTCAACGGTGTACTTTCATCGTCTTTTCTGGATATTTCCACCATGCATCGAGGCCTTCTGGCATTGTAAGCCCCTGGTGAGTATTGATGGTACCCACTTGTATGGAAAGTATGGAGGCACGTTATTGTTGGCGATAGCGCAGGATGGGAACTCAAACATCCTCCCGATAGCCTTCGCCCTTGTGGAGGGAGAAAATGCGGAGTCATGGTCATTCTTTTTGTCCAACCTACGATCGCATGTGACATTGCAGGAGGGTATTCTTGTTATCTCTGACATGCACAATGGCATTAAGGCTGCACTTGAGGCCCCCGAGAATGATTGGCTGCGTCCACATGCTTTTCGAGTGTTCTGTATTCGTCATGTGGCCGCGAATTTTAGCCTTAGCTTCAAATGTAaagatgcaaggaggatgctggtGAATGCTGCCTATGCAAAAACTGAAGTAGAGTTTTATTACTAG